In Aquabacterium sp. OR-4, the DNA window AGCAGAAACCAGCGACGCATGGGGCACCCTCTTCCGGACCGGATCGACGCCAGAGACGGGCCGCCGCGACAAAAACAGTGGCCTCAGACTAGCATGACCTCGGGTTAACCCTGGGCGAGAGTTGGGTGGCAATCGGCCCCCATCTCGGTGGCTGGGGTGCTGTTTCGCGGCTTGATTGGTGGCTTGGCGGGCTGATGCTCAGAGGTTGCCTCTCATTTCGGGGACACCCTCTCAGATCTTCACCGCGGCGCTGCAGGGCCCGTTTTCGGGCCGTCAACTCGTTGTTGCCGGGACCTCGCAGCCGGGCGCGGCGGCCCCGGCTACTGCACCAGGTTCAGGATCTCGAGCTGTTCCGACACGGTCTCGAAGGTGCCGGTGCCGGCCGGCATCTGCATCAGCGGGCGGCCGCGCGCGTCGAGCAGCCAGACGCTGGGATACACCAGCAGGCGGGCGCGCTCATCGCCGATCTCGCGCATCCAGTCGGCATAGGCCAGCGTGCGCCCGCCCAGGCGCACCAGCAGCCGGTCGGCCTGCACCGCCAGGCTGGCCGGCAGCTCATACACCAGGTACTGGCGCGCGAACTGCGGCGCCAGCTCGTCGGCATGGCGGGCCAGAAAGGCCTCGTAGCGCCGGCAGTAGGGGCAGTCACTGGCATGCAGGTAGAGGTACAGGCGCTTGCGCTGCTGCTGCGCGCGGCGCAGCGCGGGATCGAGGTCGAAAACATGGCGCGATGGCAGGCCGGTGGGCACCAGCGCCGTGGCGCCATAGGCCGCCGGCATGCCCCCGGCCCACGCGGCCTGCGGCGCCCAGGCCAGAAGCGCCAGCAGCGCCAGCAGCGCATGCAGCCATAGCGGCCCCGCCAGCGGCGCCAGCAGCGCCAGCAGCCACGGGCCGGCCCGCGCCAGGCCAGGCCAGGGCAGCTGCCGGCCCGGCCGGCACCGCCAGCGCTGCAGCGCGGCCGGCATCAGCCCACCGCCAGGCTGCCGCTGAAGCGCCGCTCTTTCGAGTCGAGCACCTCGGCCAGCAGCTCGCCCGGGCCCTGCGGCACGAAGAAGAAGCGCCAGGTCGGGTTCTCGCTGATCGAAAAATCGGTCTCGGCCTCGAACACCGGTCGGCCGCCATAGCTCACCCGGATGTGGCGCACAAAGTCGGGCGGGATGTACATCACCGTCACCTGGTTCAGCTCGAAGCCGGTGTCGTTGGGATGGATCACGGTCAGGTCCACCGGCACCGGCTGGCCCAGGCGCAGCTCGCCGGCCAGGCGCAGCACGGTCTTGCCGCGCAGGTGCAGGGTTTCGCGGTTGGGTGGCGCCGAGCAGCCGCCCGAGGTCTTGACGTAGCGCGAGTCGGTGTGCAGCTCGCCGTTGCTGAGCTCGGCCACCACGCGCACATGGCTGTACTCGTCCACCCGCAGCCGGGTTTCCACATCGGCCTGGCCCGCGGCCACGCCCAGCTCGATGGTGGCGGCCAGCGGCGAGGGGTTCTTGTCCACCAGCAGGTGCAGGCGGCGCACGTGGCGCTCGTCGCGCTGCGCCAGATGGGTGGCCACCCGCACCGGCACCGAGGCGCCGTAAGCCGCGCGCAGCGGCGCCGTGAGCTGCACCGTGCCCTGCCCGGCCAGCAGCGGGCGCTGGCCGAACAGGCGCTGGCGCAGCGTCTCCCATTCGGGCGAGCTGTCGCCGTGCGCGGCATTGGGCAGGCCGCCGGGCGCCGCCAGCGCCGGCATGGCCAGCGGCCAGGCCAGCGCCGCGCCACTGGCCTGCCCCAGGTGCTGCAGACAGCGGCGGCGCGACAGCGGTGCCGCGGCGGGCCGGGCCGGGGCGTGGGCCGGGGCGTGGGCGTGGGCAGAGCCGGCTGGGTCGGCTGGGTCGGCTAGGTCGACGGGGCGGGGCATGCTCGGTTCTCCTTCGGCGCGTGGCGGCGCCGGCGCTACTGCAGCAGGGCCTCGCGCTCGACGCGCAGGTAGGCGATCGAGGCGTTGCGGCGGTGGGTGGTCTCGTACTGGTCCCAGGCGGCGAACTCGGGCAGCTCGAGCGCCTCGCCGATGTTCATCAGCGCCGAGCCCTCGGCCACCAGCGCGCGGGCGCGCCGGGCCAGCTGCGTGAGGTAGCGATCGGTCTGTGCAATGGCCTGCGGCCCGGCCGCCGGGCCATGGCCGGGCACCAGCTGGCGCACCGGCAGGCGCGCCAGCGCGGCCAGCGCGGCGTGCCAGCCGGCCCAGTCGCTGTCCTGGATGTCGGGGATGCGGCCCACCGACACCAGGCCTCCGGCAAACAGGCTGCCGGTGTGGGTGTCGAACACGGCGATGTCGCCCGGCGTGCCGGCCGGCCCGGGGTACAGCAGCTGCAGCGGCCGGCCGATCAGCTGCAGCAGCTGGCCATCCGAAAACACCTGGTCGGGCCGGGCCAGCACCGTGCCCTGCAGCGGCGCCTCGCCGACCTGCTGGCGCAGCTGGCGCAGGCAGGTCTCGCAGCGCGCGGCCATCAGGTTGGCGCCACGCTGGTGCATCAGCAGCGCGATGCCCCGCGCCTGGAACGCCGCCGCGCCAAACACGAACTCGGGCCGCACCTGGGTGAGCAGGGCCAGGCGCACCGGCTGGTCGGTGAGCTCGGCCACCGCCGCCAGCAGGGCCTCGCCGTGCTGGCGCGAGCTGCCGGTGTCGATGCACACCACGCCCCTGGGGCCGACGATGACGCCCGCATTGCCGATGCGGCCC includes these proteins:
- a CDS encoding thioredoxin family protein, yielding MPAALQRWRCRPGRQLPWPGLARAGPWLLALLAPLAGPLWLHALLALLALLAWAPQAAWAGGMPAAYGATALVPTGLPSRHVFDLDPALRRAQQQRKRLYLYLHASDCPYCRRYEAFLARHADELAPQFARQYLVYELPASLAVQADRLLVRLGGRTLAYADWMREIGDERARLLVYPSVWLLDARGRPLMQMPAGTGTFETVSEQLEILNLVQ
- a CDS encoding MBL fold metallo-hydrolase, coding for MTPAAAGPDPARRRLALGGLAGLGLAGGLCLATGGCALRSALPPPAAPPVAAGAAPMLAPGPPVQLQAVAPGVYMARGQPGVADAANLGRIGNAGVIVGPRGVVCIDTGSSRQHGEALLAAVAELTDQPVRLALLTQVRPEFVFGAAAFQARGIALLMHQRGANLMAARCETCLRQLRQQVGEAPLQGTVLARPDQVFSDGQLLQLIGRPLQLLYPGPAGTPGDIAVFDTHTGSLFAGGLVSVGRIPDIQDSDWAGWHAALAALARLPVRQLVPGHGPAAGPQAIAQTDRYLTQLARRARALVAEGSALMNIGEALELPEFAAWDQYETTHRRNASIAYLRVEREALLQ
- a CDS encoding quinoprotein dehydrogenase-associated SoxYZ-like carrier, which codes for MPRPVDLADPADPAGSAHAHAPAHAPARPAAAPLSRRRCLQHLGQASGAALAWPLAMPALAAPGGLPNAAHGDSSPEWETLRQRLFGQRPLLAGQGTVQLTAPLRAAYGASVPVRVATHLAQRDERHVRRLHLLVDKNPSPLAATIELGVAAGQADVETRLRVDEYSHVRVVAELSNGELHTDSRYVKTSGGCSAPPNRETLHLRGKTVLRLAGELRLGQPVPVDLTVIHPNDTGFELNQVTVMYIPPDFVRHIRVSYGGRPVFEAETDFSISENPTWRFFFVPQGPGELLAEVLDSKERRFSGSLAVG